Within Hydrogenophaga sp. PAMC20947, the genomic segment AAACGTATCGAGACCCATGGGGACCACCAATGCCTGGGCCTTGAACGTGTGCGCCGCGTCCAGGGCCTGGTCCAGTGCCTTGATCCAGGGCATGAAGCCGGTGCCGCGGGCCAATGGCAGGTTGAGGTTGAAGCCTTCGCCAAAATCGGCGCCCCGTTCGTCGGCATGGCCGAGGTAGAAGGGGTATTCGGTGAGGGGATCGCCGTGGATGGACACGGTGAGCACATCGGGGCGCTCATAAAAGATCGTCTGGGTGCCGTTGCCGTGGTGGTAGTCGATGTCGAGCACCGCCACCCGCTCGAAGCCCCGGCTGCGCAGGGCCTGCGCAGCGATGGCGGCGTTGTTGATGAAGCAGTAGCCACCAAAAAAATCGGGCCCTGCGTGGTGTCCGGGCGGACGGGTCAAAGCGAAAGCACTGCGGGCGCCAGCGGCCACGCTTTGGGCGGCCGCCAGCGCGCAGGCTGCGCCCATGCGGGCTGCGGCCCACGTGCCACGGGTCAGCGGGCTGCCAGAGTCAAAAGCAAATGCGCCGAGGCGGGCCGCGAAGTTCTCGGGCAGCACATCGGTGCGAAAACCGTGGCGATTGGGCATGGGCCAAATCGAAGGCAAGGCGTCGCGATCGGCATTGAAGGGGTCCATGGCCACCCACTCGGCCCAGGCGCCCTTCAGGAAATCCAGATACCGCCCGCTGTGCACGCTGGCGAGCGCTGCATCCAGGTCCGCGTCCAGCACCGCCGGCACGAGCCGATCGCCCAAAGGGCGTTGCTCCAGCGCCTGCATGACAAAGTCGA encodes:
- a CDS encoding histone deacetylase family protein, producing the protein MKTFHNPDHLLHAGRQEMFRGRMVDCHEVPARLDFVMQALEQRPLGDRLVPAVLDADLDAALASVHSGRYLDFLKGAWAEWVAMDPFNADRDALPSIWPMPNRHGFRTDVLPENFAARLGAFAFDSGSPLTRGTWAAARMGAACALAAAQSVAAGARSAFALTRPPGHHAGPDFFGGYCFINNAAIAAQALRSRGFERVAVLDIDYHHGNGTQTIFYERPDVLTVSIHGDPLTEYPFYLGHADERGADFGEGFNLNLPLARGTGFMPWIKALDQALDAAHTFKAQALVVPMGLDTFEGDPISGFTLKSGDYTTIGRRLADADLPTVFTFEGGYAVNEVGTNAVNLLQGFQMAA